The proteins below are encoded in one region of Desulfovibrio sp. JC022:
- a CDS encoding HDOD domain-containing protein produces the protein MSLDDILESPRLMMKLSFPPVMLQLMQEACKPEPDFAVLGKIISMDPALSTTILNLVNSPFYGLSQEITDFKRATVVLGTRELLNLAVTVTYQKHICTHMQLDDYKIYNDWMLTVWGAISAQLIASRICPDQADKVYLCCLLKDISLFFLRCAAPGELPEEISKDSVTQSKPGQQDSENEIWGMNHGALSQLLLNRWKMDNLDCSAIQHHHALDEIDSFDLPTQAVILATRWAEMELGSRSAPFNVLQFEVQLQRSLDMDEEAIEGFREVCRTKFQSMLKILGMSDDGGDAHFYNHSIRSLQSSYFLSLELLTAEGGVDSIARTIGRHLKLSWDIVSWELALKSPHTNKYKFYRIEEGTGLEVVATDCTEDNIPWQKRTGGEDIVSRNVLLGRFRFSSKSLNSGDRKNLKLYFRFIGQAYEHYCAKQHLIEDRAETLDTLPLGVASLDAQGDLIDMNEEMIRLLGGASISGTRNFSELFKLGVGGGLGETWNVFLDDEEKKSFSKIICVSLRTGGMPRDACLYVSAYKQVRGDEQVISLVMEDIREMSESQIQALKQRDFLEGLVESMRDVVLTVDNRGNITYASSRFSKIFLGRNIFDIAAPSETYTGRWGPDMFDRSKTVVEVLLKRTDTAGRPFEFVVTRLAGSGEKSLIVARDLTAIRRLEDKLRRQAVFDGLTDLFNHTQFNTLLAREINRSRRTGRPVGLLFFDLDGFKAVNDTEGHQVGDEVLKSVGEILRNELRSGMDFPCRYGGDEFGVIVTEVRSEALESIGNRIRLRVEKKFSGKVTISGGLTVLKEGDTSAAMLNRADKATYEAKDLGGNVLVWAK, from the coding sequence ATGAGTTTGGATGATATTCTTGAATCACCACGATTGATGATGAAACTCAGCTTCCCTCCGGTCATGCTCCAGCTGATGCAGGAAGCCTGCAAGCCTGAGCCTGATTTTGCGGTGCTTGGTAAAATTATCAGCATGGATCCCGCTCTTTCAACCACCATTCTTAATCTCGTCAACTCTCCGTTTTACGGCCTTTCTCAGGAAATTACAGACTTCAAAAGGGCTACAGTTGTGCTTGGAACCCGCGAACTGCTTAATCTTGCAGTTACGGTTACATATCAAAAGCATATCTGTACCCATATGCAGCTGGACGATTACAAAATTTACAATGATTGGATGCTCACCGTGTGGGGAGCTATTTCTGCCCAGCTCATTGCCTCGCGTATTTGCCCTGATCAGGCTGACAAGGTTTACCTTTGTTGCCTGTTGAAAGATATTTCCCTGTTTTTTCTGCGTTGCGCAGCTCCGGGAGAATTGCCGGAGGAGATTTCAAAAGATTCTGTGACCCAGTCCAAGCCGGGGCAGCAGGATTCTGAAAATGAAATCTGGGGCATGAACCATGGTGCTCTCAGTCAGTTACTTTTGAATCGCTGGAAGATGGACAACCTTGATTGTTCGGCTATTCAGCATCATCACGCACTTGATGAAATTGATTCTTTTGACCTGCCTACTCAGGCTGTTATTTTAGCTACCAGATGGGCTGAAATGGAACTGGGCAGTAGATCTGCTCCCTTTAATGTGTTGCAATTTGAAGTTCAGCTGCAACGTTCTCTTGATATGGACGAGGAAGCCATTGAAGGATTTAGGGAAGTCTGCCGGACCAAGTTTCAGTCAATGCTCAAGATTCTCGGTATGTCCGATGACGGCGGAGACGCTCATTTTTACAACCATTCCATCAGAAGCCTTCAGTCCAGTTATTTTTTAAGTCTGGAACTGCTTACAGCTGAGGGCGGAGTTGATTCCATTGCGCGTACCATCGGCAGACATCTCAAGCTTAGTTGGGATATTGTCAGCTGGGAACTGGCCCTCAAATCTCCGCATACTAACAAGTATAAATTTTACCGTATTGAAGAAGGGACCGGACTTGAGGTTGTGGCTACCGATTGTACCGAGGATAATATCCCATGGCAGAAACGTACTGGCGGTGAAGACATAGTCAGTAGAAATGTCCTGTTAGGTCGATTCAGGTTTAGTTCTAAAAGTCTTAATTCCGGAGACAGGAAGAATCTAAAACTCTATTTCCGTTTTATCGGTCAGGCTTATGAGCACTATTGCGCCAAGCAGCATTTGATTGAAGACCGTGCAGAGACTCTTGATACTTTGCCGCTGGGAGTTGCCAGCCTTGATGCTCAAGGTGATCTCATTGATATGAACGAAGAGATGATCCGGCTGCTCGGCGGGGCTTCTATTTCCGGTACAAGGAATTTCAGCGAACTTTTCAAGCTCGGAGTCGGTGGGGGATTGGGGGAAACCTGGAATGTCTTCCTTGATGACGAGGAAAAAAAATCTTTCAGTAAAATTATTTGCGTAAGCTTAAGAACCGGGGGCATGCCGCGGGATGCCTGCCTTTATGTTTCCGCGTATAAACAGGTTCGTGGTGATGAACAGGTCATTTCGCTGGTCATGGAAGATATCAGGGAGATGTCCGAGAGTCAGATTCAGGCTCTCAAACAGCGGGATTTTCTTGAAGGTCTTGTGGAGTCCATGCGCGATGTGGTGCTGACTGTGGATAATCGCGGGAATATTACTTACGCATCCTCACGATTTTCAAAGATTTTTCTGGGCCGTAATATTTTTGATATTGCAGCTCCCAGTGAAACATACACCGGACGCTGGGGGCCGGATATGTTTGATCGGTCTAAAACCGTTGTTGAAGTCCTTTTGAAACGGACTGATACTGCCGGACGTCCTTTTGAGTTTGTTGTCACCAGACTGGCCGGATCGGGTGAGAAAAGCCTGATCGTTGCTCGTGACTTGACTGCCATCCGCAGGCTGGAAGACAAGCTCAGGCGGCAAGCGGTTTTTGACGGACTGACTGATCTTTTCAATCATACCCAGTTCAACACCCTGTTGGCTCGTGAAATCAACCGCAGCAGGCGCACCGGGCGTCCTGTGGGCTTGTTATTCTTTGATTTGGACGGTTTCAAGGCTGTTAATGATACTGAGGGACATCAGGTCGGTGATGAAGTGTTGAAGAGTGTTGGTGAAATACTGCGTAACGAACTCCGTTCGGGCATGGACTTTCCCTGTCGTTACGGAGGGGATGAATTCGGGGTTATTGTTACTGAAGTCCGGTCTGAAGCTTTGGAGAGCATCGGTAACAGGATCAGGCTCCGGGTGGAGAAGAAATTTTCTGGCAAGGTAACTATCAGCGGCGGACTCACTGTGCTTAAGGAAGGGGATACTTCCGCAGCCATGTTGAACCGTGCTGACAAAGCTACGTATGAAGCCAAGGATTTGGGCGGAAATGTACTGGTCTGGGCTAAATAG
- a CDS encoding co-chaperone GroES: MNLKPLQDRVLIKRLETEQKTASGIIIPDSAQEKPMKGEVVAAGPGKDNNPMTVKAGDVVLFAKYAGNELKIDADEFIIMREDEILAVVE; encoded by the coding sequence ATGAATCTCAAGCCGTTGCAGGACCGTGTACTTATCAAGCGTCTGGAAACCGAGCAGAAAACAGCTAGCGGCATCATCATCCCTGATTCCGCACAGGAAAAACCCATGAAAGGCGAAGTTGTTGCTGCCGGTCCCGGTAAAGACAACAACCCCATGACCGTAAAAGCAGGCGATGTTGTCCTGTTCGCCAAATATGCCGGTAATGAACTGAAAATCGACGCAGACGAATTCATCATCATGCGCGAAGACGAAATCCTCGCAGTTGTCGAATAA
- a CDS encoding HU family DNA-binding protein: MSKTVLVKKIREKMELSAKDASAALDGVLSAIEDGLKEEGNVTLTGFGTFKTVERSARTGRNPQTGEAIQIPASRGVKFTPGKFLKDAVK; this comes from the coding sequence ATGAGTAAGACTGTTCTTGTTAAGAAAATCCGGGAAAAAATGGAGCTGAGTGCAAAAGATGCATCTGCCGCACTGGACGGCGTTCTCAGCGCAATCGAAGACGGCCTCAAAGAAGAAGGCAATGTTACCCTTACAGGTTTCGGTACATTCAAGACTGTTGAGCGTTCCGCACGTACCGGACGCAACCCCCAGACCGGCGAAGCCATCCAGATCCCCGCTTCCCGTGGCGTAAAATTCACTCCCGGAAAATTCCTCAAGGACGCAGTTAAATAA
- a CDS encoding NAD(P)/FAD-dependent oxidoreductase codes for MGELILAGAGHAHMLLMEAIPEIIADGHRVTVIGPDERHYYSGMGPGMLGGTYRPDEISFPVKDMVESRGGTFVLGKVARIDPRKRLVFLNGEKKEPYPYDVLSCNLGSTVPDSLAEANSKDVYSVKPIQNLLQARMRIQEIASERTVRIGICGGGPAAFEIAGNAWAEIQKQGRSSAKIQIFTGNTFLHNQSERVRNLALKILTKRGIELVQGSYVQRVASGNVILQNREHYAQDIIFLALGVTPSEVFADSNMPTGKDGGLKVNRYLQSISYPEIFGGGDCICFESAPLDKVGVYAVRQNPVLVHNVRAQLEGGNLKQFDPGGSYLLILNAGGGKGILHKNGLSFGGSPAFWIKDYIDRRFIKRFKP; via the coding sequence ATGGGCGAACTTATCCTTGCCGGAGCCGGACACGCGCATATGTTGCTTATGGAAGCCATCCCGGAAATCATTGCGGACGGACACCGCGTCACGGTCATCGGCCCGGATGAACGCCATTACTATTCCGGGATGGGTCCCGGCATGCTCGGAGGAACCTATCGCCCGGACGAAATCAGCTTTCCCGTAAAAGATATGGTGGAAAGCAGGGGCGGAACGTTTGTGCTCGGCAAGGTTGCCCGTATTGATCCCCGCAAGCGTCTGGTTTTTCTTAATGGGGAAAAGAAAGAACCCTATCCCTACGATGTCCTCTCCTGCAATTTGGGCAGCACCGTACCCGACAGCCTCGCAGAAGCGAACAGCAAAGATGTCTACAGCGTAAAACCTATACAAAACCTTTTGCAGGCCCGCATGAGGATTCAAGAAATCGCTTCTGAACGGACGGTGCGCATCGGTATATGCGGGGGCGGCCCCGCAGCATTTGAAATTGCCGGAAACGCTTGGGCAGAAATCCAAAAGCAGGGGCGCAGCAGCGCGAAAATTCAAATTTTTACAGGCAATACATTTCTGCACAATCAGTCGGAAAGAGTGCGCAACCTAGCTCTCAAAATCCTGACCAAACGCGGAATTGAACTTGTACAAGGCAGTTACGTGCAGAGGGTAGCATCCGGGAACGTCATATTGCAAAACAGAGAACACTACGCGCAAGACATCATCTTTCTGGCTTTGGGGGTGACTCCTTCTGAAGTCTTTGCCGACTCGAATATGCCTACAGGGAAGGATGGCGGGCTGAAGGTTAACCGCTATCTGCAATCAATTTCATACCCGGAAATTTTCGGGGGAGGCGATTGTATCTGTTTCGAATCGGCCCCGCTGGATAAGGTGGGCGTTTATGCTGTACGCCAGAACCCCGTGCTCGTACACAATGTGCGAGCGCAACTCGAAGGGGGCAACCTGAAGCAGTTTGATCCGGGCGGCTCCTATCTGCTCATATTGAATGCCGGAGGCGGGAAAGGCATATTGCACAAAAACGGATTGAGCTTTGGCGGTTCTCCCGCATTTTGGATCAAAGATTATATCGACCGCCGATTCATAAAACGGTTCAAGCCTTGA
- a CDS encoding phosphoribosylformylglycinamidine synthase subunit PurS → MLWRVEVALKDHVRDVHGHKVSNKIKEELGIEAGGVRTIKVYTVEGLEKDEIEKVLELGVLHDPVLHNPSLEPLAKDFAWNLEVGFRPGVTDNEGRTAKESVILVTEPADVEAVKVYTSIQYLFAEDLGLEQISHIAKDLLANELIQRYEIRSADEWVKSPGFEAKAARVTGKASDEVAVIDLAAMSDDEMMAFSRENTLALSLEEFHGIRNYYADPEVVKQREEMGLTALPTDAELEALAQTWSEHCKHKIFSSKIEYENKETGVSSTVDSLYKTCIMNTTKEIRAEKGDDDFCLSVFKDNAGVIKFNDKLNVCVKMETHNSPSALDPYGGALTGIVGVNRDPMGTGLGANLLCNTDVFCFASPFHEGELPPRLLHPRRVFEGVREGVEHGGNKSGVPTVNGSIVFDERYLGKPLVYCGTVGTMPVESAGRLSYEKQAMPGDIIVMTGGRIGKDGIHGATFSSEELHEGSPATAVQIGDPITQRKMYDCLMRARDMGLYNAITDNGAGGLSSSVGEMAEDSGGCDLDLSKAPLKYDGLKPWEILVSEAQERMTLAVPPEKLDEFMALADEMDVEASALGTYTDSGLYNIRYGEKPVACLRMDFLHDGVPQMQLKAVWERPEIEFTGEPEVADHTGLLKDMLGRLNICSKEYVIRQYDHEVQGRSVVKPLVGEQEDGPADAGVLRPDFDDDKGLVVSHGICPKFSDIDTYWMMANAVDEGIRNAVAVGGDITHMAGIDNFCWCDPVQSESTPDGHYKLAQLVRANQALSHFCRAFGVPCISGKDSMKNDYKGGGVKISIPPTVLFSAVGIVPDINMCVTSDFKKPGEFIYVLGMTRDEMGGSEIASQLGFVHDKVPHVEALTAKARYMTLNQAMRQRLVSSCHDLSDGGLGVALAEMSLGGRIGCEVDLRSVPTEYGMSTLSVLYSESASRFAVTVAPENAGKFEELFAGQICQRIGMTVGGNSFGLMEGSEGIVRSKVEDLATAFKETLNW, encoded by the coding sequence ATGCTCTGGCGTGTCGAGGTCGCACTTAAAGACCATGTCCGTGATGTTCACGGTCATAAAGTTTCCAATAAGATCAAAGAAGAACTCGGTATTGAGGCCGGCGGGGTCCGGACCATCAAGGTATATACTGTAGAAGGTCTTGAAAAAGACGAGATTGAAAAGGTTTTGGAGCTGGGTGTATTGCACGACCCGGTTCTGCATAACCCTTCCCTTGAGCCTCTGGCCAAGGATTTCGCATGGAACCTTGAAGTGGGCTTCCGTCCCGGTGTTACCGATAACGAAGGCCGTACCGCCAAGGAATCGGTAATTCTGGTTACCGAACCCGCTGATGTGGAAGCGGTGAAAGTTTACACCTCTATCCAGTACCTTTTTGCCGAAGACCTTGGTCTGGAGCAGATCAGCCATATTGCCAAGGACCTGCTGGCTAACGAACTCATCCAGCGTTACGAAATCCGTTCCGCAGATGAGTGGGTAAAGTCCCCCGGCTTTGAAGCCAAGGCTGCCCGCGTTACCGGAAAGGCAAGTGATGAGGTTGCGGTTATCGATCTCGCAGCCATGTCTGATGATGAGATGATGGCTTTCAGCCGCGAGAACACTCTGGCGCTGAGCCTTGAGGAATTCCACGGTATCCGTAATTACTACGCTGATCCCGAAGTGGTTAAGCAGCGTGAGGAAATGGGACTCACCGCCCTGCCTACCGATGCCGAGCTTGAAGCTCTGGCTCAGACTTGGTCCGAGCACTGCAAGCATAAAATTTTCAGCTCTAAAATTGAGTACGAAAACAAGGAAACCGGGGTTTCTTCCACTGTAGACAGTCTCTACAAAACCTGCATCATGAACACCACTAAGGAAATTCGCGCTGAAAAGGGCGATGATGATTTTTGCCTTTCCGTGTTCAAGGATAACGCAGGTGTTATCAAGTTTAACGACAAACTTAATGTCTGCGTTAAAATGGAGACCCACAACAGTCCTTCCGCTCTTGACCCTTACGGTGGAGCATTGACCGGGATTGTCGGTGTTAACCGTGACCCCATGGGTACCGGACTGGGCGCGAACCTGCTCTGCAACACTGATGTATTTTGTTTTGCTTCTCCTTTTCACGAAGGTGAGCTGCCTCCGCGTTTGCTGCATCCCCGCCGCGTATTTGAAGGCGTGCGTGAAGGTGTGGAGCATGGCGGTAACAAATCCGGTGTCCCCACTGTGAACGGTTCCATTGTTTTTGATGAACGTTACCTTGGTAAACCGCTGGTTTACTGCGGAACCGTAGGAACCATGCCCGTTGAATCCGCTGGTCGCCTCAGCTACGAAAAGCAGGCTATGCCCGGTGATATTATCGTCATGACCGGTGGCCGTATCGGTAAAGACGGTATTCACGGTGCAACATTTTCATCCGAGGAACTGCATGAAGGTTCCCCGGCAACTGCGGTTCAGATCGGCGACCCCATCACCCAGCGTAAAATGTACGACTGCCTGATGCGCGCCCGTGACATGGGTCTGTACAACGCTATCACTGATAACGGTGCGGGCGGCCTGTCCTCTTCCGTTGGTGAAATGGCCGAGGATTCCGGCGGTTGTGATCTCGATCTTTCAAAAGCACCGCTTAAGTATGACGGCCTCAAGCCTTGGGAAATCCTTGTTTCCGAAGCACAGGAACGTATGACCCTTGCTGTTCCGCCGGAAAAGCTGGACGAGTTCATGGCCCTTGCTGATGAAATGGACGTTGAAGCTTCCGCGCTCGGTACTTACACTGACAGCGGTCTCTACAATATTCGTTACGGCGAAAAGCCTGTGGCCTGCCTGCGCATGGATTTCCTCCATGACGGCGTGCCTCAGATGCAGCTCAAAGCGGTCTGGGAACGTCCTGAAATTGAATTTACCGGGGAACCTGAAGTTGCAGACCATACCGGACTGCTCAAGGATATGCTCGGCAGACTTAATATTTGCAGCAAGGAATACGTAATTCGCCAGTATGACCATGAAGTGCAGGGCCGCAGTGTAGTCAAGCCTCTGGTCGGTGAGCAGGAAGATGGTCCCGCTGATGCAGGTGTGCTTCGTCCTGACTTTGATGATGACAAAGGTCTGGTCGTATCTCACGGTATCTGCCCCAAATTCTCAGATATTGATACCTACTGGATGATGGCTAACGCAGTTGATGAAGGCATCCGTAACGCAGTTGCTGTTGGTGGTGATATCACCCATATGGCCGGTATCGACAACTTCTGCTGGTGTGATCCGGTTCAGTCCGAATCCACCCCGGACGGTCATTACAAGCTGGCTCAGCTTGTTCGTGCCAACCAGGCTCTGTCCCACTTCTGCCGTGCTTTCGGAGTGCCCTGCATCTCCGGTAAGGACTCCATGAAGAACGATTACAAGGGCGGCGGCGTAAAAATCTCCATTCCGCCTACCGTGCTCTTCTCCGCAGTCGGTATTGTCCCGGACATTAACATGTGTGTGACTTCCGATTTCAAGAAGCCCGGTGAATTCATCTACGTGCTCGGTATGACCCGTGATGAGATGGGTGGTTCTGAAATCGCTTCCCAGCTTGGCTTTGTGCATGACAAGGTGCCTCATGTAGAAGCGCTTACTGCCAAGGCTCGCTATATGACTCTTAATCAGGCCATGCGTCAGCGTCTGGTAAGCTCCTGCCACGACCTCTCTGACGGCGGTCTGGGTGTGGCCCTTGCCGAGATGTCCCTTGGCGGACGCATCGGTTGTGAAGTTGATCTTCGCTCTGTGCCCACCGAGTACGGCATGTCTACTCTGTCTGTTCTTTACAGTGAGTCCGCATCCCGTTTCGCGGTTACCGTGGCTCCTGAGAATGCAGGCAAGTTTGAAGAACTCTTCGCAGGCCAGATCTGCCAGCGCATCGGTATGACCGTGGGCGGCAACTCCTTCGGCCTCATGGAAGGTTCTGAAGGTATTGTCCGCAGCAAGGTTGAAGACCTCGCAACTGCTTTCAAGGAAACCTTGAACTGGTAG
- the groL gene encoding chaperonin GroEL (60 kDa chaperone family; promotes refolding of misfolded polypeptides especially under stressful conditions; forms two stacked rings of heptamers to form a barrel-shaped 14mer; ends can be capped by GroES; misfolded proteins enter the barrel where they are refolded when GroES binds), protein MAKTIEFDVTARDRLKKGVDTLAEAVKVTLGPRGRNVVIEKSWGAPTITKDGVTVAKEIDLEDNFENMGAQMVKEVASKTNDIAGDGTTTATVLAQSIFAEGVKLVAAGRNPMSIKRGIDSAVEAIVEELGQLAKPTRDKAEIAQVGTISANSDSTIGEILAEAMDKVGKEGVITVEEAKSMKTELDVVEGMQFDRGYLSPYFATDTDKMVCEFDDPMILLVEKKVSNMKDLLPILEQVLKMSRPLLIVAEDVDGEALATLVVNRLRANLNVCAIKAPGFGDRRKEMLKDLATLTGATVVSEDIGLSLDAMTVEGLGTAKRVRIDKENTVIVDGAGAVEEIKARVKQIESQIADSSSDYDREKLQERLAKLVGGVAVIKVGAATEVEMKEKKARVEDALNATRAAVEEGIVAGGGTALVRCSKVLDGLKAGNDDELAGINIIRRAAQQPLRMIAENAGFEGSVVVEKVSEGKDGFGFNAGTGEYEDLIKAGVIDPKKVTRIALQNSASVSSLLLTTECAITDAVEDEE, encoded by the coding sequence ATGGCTAAAACTATCGAATTTGATGTAACAGCACGTGACCGCCTTAAAAAAGGTGTGGACACCCTCGCAGAAGCAGTAAAAGTTACCCTCGGACCCCGTGGCCGTAACGTAGTTATTGAAAAATCCTGGGGCGCTCCCACCATCACTAAAGACGGTGTTACCGTTGCCAAGGAAATCGACCTCGAAGACAACTTCGAAAACATGGGCGCACAGATGGTTAAGGAAGTTGCTTCCAAAACCAACGACATCGCTGGTGACGGTACCACCACTGCTACCGTTCTTGCCCAGTCCATCTTCGCAGAAGGTGTAAAGCTGGTTGCAGCAGGCCGTAACCCCATGTCCATCAAACGTGGTATTGATTCCGCTGTTGAAGCTATCGTTGAAGAGCTCGGCCAGCTTGCCAAGCCCACCCGCGACAAAGCTGAAATCGCTCAGGTCGGTACCATCTCCGCAAACAGCGATTCCACCATCGGTGAAATCCTCGCTGAAGCCATGGACAAAGTAGGTAAAGAAGGCGTTATCACCGTTGAGGAAGCCAAATCCATGAAAACCGAACTGGACGTCGTAGAAGGCATGCAGTTCGACCGCGGATACCTTTCCCCCTACTTCGCAACCGACACCGACAAAATGGTTTGCGAATTCGACGATCCCATGATTCTTCTTGTTGAAAAGAAAGTTTCCAACATGAAAGATCTGCTCCCCATCCTTGAGCAGGTTCTGAAAATGTCCCGTCCTCTGCTCATCGTAGCTGAAGACGTTGACGGCGAAGCTCTGGCTACTCTCGTAGTAAACAGACTGCGCGCCAACCTTAATGTCTGCGCTATCAAGGCTCCCGGTTTCGGTGACCGCCGCAAGGAAATGCTCAAAGACCTCGCAACCCTCACCGGTGCGACTGTTGTTTCCGAAGACATCGGTCTTTCCCTCGATGCCATGACCGTTGAAGGTCTGGGTACCGCCAAGCGCGTACGCATCGACAAAGAAAACACCGTTATCGTAGACGGCGCAGGTGCTGTTGAAGAAATCAAAGCACGCGTTAAGCAGATCGAATCTCAGATTGCAGATTCATCTTCTGACTACGACCGTGAAAAACTTCAGGAACGCCTCGCCAAGCTGGTCGGCGGCGTTGCAGTAATCAAAGTCGGTGCTGCTACTGAAGTTGAAATGAAAGAAAAGAAAGCACGCGTTGAAGATGCTCTTAACGCTACTCGCGCTGCTGTTGAAGAAGGCATCGTAGCCGGTGGCGGTACCGCTCTGGTTCGCTGCTCCAAAGTCCTCGACGGTCTCAAAGCAGGCAACGACGACGAACTGGCCGGTATCAACATCATCCGCCGCGCTGCCCAGCAGCCCCTGCGCATGATCGCTGAGAACGCTGGTTTCGAAGGTTCCGTTGTTGTTGAAAAGGTTTCCGAAGGCAAAGACGGTTTCGGCTTCAACGCAGGAACCGGCGAATACGAAGACCTGATCAAGGCCGGTGTTATCGACCCCAAAAAGGTTACCCGTATAGCTCTCCAGAACTCCGCTTCCGTGTCCAGCCTGCTGCTGACCACCGAATGCGCCATCACTGACGCAGTCGAAGACGAAGAATAG
- the mqnB gene encoding futalosine hydrolase, producing the protein MKPILFVTATAKEMKAALGGVCKLPRLEQGKLVPFMFGDRSGLLLVTGIGVINTSFALGRALSGNDVGVVVLAGIAGTFNAEQFPLRSACVVRKEIWSEYGLKKGDHVDPKGLGFSLAEIDGQPVWNEVQLCSGKSLVDSGLDRFENLPEAVSLTVSGVTATAEGAVAHRNEYAADIENMEGFAAAYVCALVGVGLCQVRTVSNLVGSRDSDDWDLRGALAELGRVCSALVK; encoded by the coding sequence TTGAAACCGATTCTTTTTGTTACGGCAACAGCCAAGGAAATGAAAGCCGCGCTGGGCGGGGTTTGCAAGCTGCCCCGTTTGGAGCAGGGCAAGCTTGTTCCGTTTATGTTCGGCGATCGTTCCGGGCTGTTGCTGGTAACCGGAATCGGGGTGATTAATACTTCTTTCGCCCTTGGGCGGGCATTGTCCGGGAATGATGTGGGCGTGGTTGTGCTGGCTGGAATTGCCGGGACATTTAACGCAGAACAGTTCCCTCTTCGTTCAGCCTGTGTGGTAAGAAAGGAAATCTGGTCCGAGTACGGGCTGAAAAAGGGTGACCATGTTGATCCCAAAGGGCTGGGTTTTAGCCTTGCGGAAATTGACGGGCAGCCTGTCTGGAACGAAGTACAACTCTGTTCTGGAAAAAGTCTTGTTGATTCAGGACTTGACCGATTTGAAAATCTACCCGAAGCTGTGTCTTTGACCGTGAGCGGGGTGACCGCTACGGCTGAGGGTGCTGTCGCACACAGAAATGAATATGCGGCGGATATAGAAAATATGGAAGGTTTTGCGGCTGCGTATGTGTGCGCCCTTGTCGGGGTGGGGCTATGTCAGGTGCGGACTGTTTCGAACCTTGTGGGATCAAGAGATAGTGATGATTGGGATTTGCGCGGTGCCCTTGCGGAGTTGGGGCGGGTCTGCTCAGCTCTGGTCAAGTGA
- a CDS encoding polyprenyl synthetase family protein: MIELLAYFEKELPLINDFLDTETAKLEGLVKDVARHVLLAPGKRIRPVLTILSARGLGYGKDDIYPLSGSLELLHAATLLHDDILDDADLRRGVEASHLVFGTTETILAGDVLLALANKIGADYGKPRISSVLASGIMATVEGEILEIAHISEPLMDRDTYMDIIIGKTARLIETSCRLGAILASDDREMEDAVGNFGLNMGIAFQLVDDALDYESPSDDTGKPEGGDLKEGKITLPLILYLEMLQEKEAEQLLAEIKNRTLADDKRERVLAEIRKHGLGSRTRTYAAEYVEKAKSCLMPLPESQEKQVLKQAADFVLTRKK; the protein is encoded by the coding sequence ATGATTGAGTTATTAGCCTATTTTGAAAAGGAACTGCCTCTTATTAACGATTTCCTTGATACGGAAACCGCTAAACTTGAGGGGTTGGTTAAGGATGTTGCAAGGCATGTGCTGCTTGCTCCGGGTAAAAGGATTCGTCCTGTTTTGACTATTCTTTCCGCCCGCGGTTTGGGGTATGGGAAAGATGACATTTACCCCCTGTCAGGTTCACTGGAGCTTCTCCACGCCGCGACTCTCCTGCATGACGATATTTTAGATGATGCAGACCTGCGCCGTGGCGTAGAGGCTTCACATCTGGTTTTCGGGACCACTGAAACAATCCTCGCCGGGGATGTGTTGCTTGCTCTGGCCAACAAGATCGGTGCTGATTACGGGAAACCCCGGATCAGTTCTGTGCTTGCTTCAGGGATTATGGCTACAGTTGAAGGTGAGATTCTCGAAATCGCTCATATTTCTGAGCCGCTCATGGACCGTGATACCTATATGGATATTATTATCGGCAAGACAGCGCGTTTGATTGAAACTTCCTGCCGGCTTGGGGCCATCCTCGCATCCGATGACCGGGAAATGGAAGATGCGGTCGGTAATTTCGGCTTGAATATGGGCATAGCTTTCCAGCTTGTAGACGATGCTCTTGATTACGAATCTCCTTCCGATGATACCGGTAAGCCCGAAGGCGGAGACCTTAAGGAAGGTAAAATTACTTTGCCTTTGATTCTTTATCTTGAAATGTTACAAGAAAAAGAGGCAGAGCAGTTGCTTGCTGAAATCAAGAACCGGACTCTGGCGGATGATAAGCGGGAGCGTGTACTCGCGGAGATCAGAAAGCACGGTCTGGGTTCAAGGACTAGAACCTATGCGGCAGAATATGTGGAAAAAGCCAAATCGTGTTTGATGCCGCTGCCCGAAAGTCAGGAAAAGCAGGTCCTCAAGCAGGCCGCAGACTTTGTGCTGACCCGTAAAAAATAG